One Sphingobium sp. Z007 genomic region harbors:
- a CDS encoding TraB/VirB10 family protein, with protein MSGDKSKDAAETPEGLSPYQAHLAAQSGGPKDEALRRPSPPLLDLKAQWAIMSARQKLRARQLAVGVAIGALGIGLYAASGSKEDVKPTDPAASLNMGAGLRGDSLEVKLRGDLKKVLDGQQLLGDRVSAIEEGKVLPGGTAAPGGQTLYGDLPPALPDSVPALPYPPETGDISADADRLPAPPTGPVAPPAPPAPPVEKTVGAIGSATGQVVAQGATDNAASSKKKNRTIYLPPGFMKARLLTGIDALASRDATSNPEPIIARVQAPAVLPNEVKANLAGCFVVGNATGSLAKERVEVQLVSLSCVDFDEHSIVDQPVKGFFVDTDGKKGLSGKVVTRAGATLARAFIAGTISGISQSVESTFGNTSTSALGTVRTLDAGDAARTGIAGGLSKSSDKLTDFYLDLARQAGPIVEVGAAKDVVVVIQEGATLEIKPGAGAKF; from the coding sequence ATGAGCGGCGACAAGAGCAAAGACGCAGCGGAGACGCCGGAAGGCCTGTCGCCCTATCAGGCCCATCTCGCTGCCCAGAGCGGCGGGCCAAAGGATGAGGCCTTACGCCGTCCGTCTCCCCCCTTGCTCGACCTCAAGGCGCAATGGGCCATAATGTCAGCGCGGCAAAAACTGCGCGCGCGCCAGCTCGCCGTCGGCGTCGCCATCGGCGCGCTCGGGATCGGGCTCTACGCGGCATCGGGCAGCAAGGAGGACGTCAAGCCCACCGATCCCGCCGCATCGCTCAACATGGGCGCGGGGCTGCGCGGCGACAGTCTTGAAGTCAAACTGCGCGGGGATTTGAAGAAGGTCCTTGATGGCCAGCAATTGCTGGGCGACCGGGTCAGCGCGATCGAGGAAGGCAAGGTGCTGCCTGGCGGCACAGCGGCTCCAGGCGGCCAGACCCTTTATGGCGACCTGCCCCCCGCCCTGCCGGACAGCGTTCCAGCCCTGCCCTACCCGCCCGAGACCGGCGATATCAGCGCAGATGCAGACAGGCTGCCTGCGCCGCCCACCGGGCCTGTTGCGCCGCCTGCCCCGCCTGCGCCTCCGGTCGAAAAGACGGTCGGCGCAATCGGCTCGGCGACCGGTCAGGTCGTGGCCCAGGGCGCGACCGACAATGCCGCATCGTCGAAAAAAAAGAATCGGACGATCTATTTGCCGCCTGGTTTCATGAAGGCGCGGCTCCTGACCGGGATCGACGCCCTGGCGAGCCGGGACGCGACCAGTAATCCTGAACCGATCATCGCCCGGGTACAGGCGCCTGCCGTCCTGCCCAATGAGGTGAAGGCGAACCTTGCCGGCTGCTTCGTGGTCGGCAACGCCACCGGGAGTCTTGCCAAGGAGCGGGTCGAGGTCCAGCTCGTATCGCTGTCCTGTGTGGATTTCGACGAGCATTCGATCGTCGATCAGCCGGTCAAGGGCTTCTTCGTCGATACCGACGGCAAGAAGGGTCTGTCGGGCAAGGTGGTGACGCGCGCCGGGGCGACGCTGGCGCGCGCCTTCATCGCCGGGACCATCAGCGGTATCTCGCAATCGGTCGAAAGCACGTTCGGCAACACCTCGACCTCGGCGCTGGGAACGGTGCGCACGCTCGATGCCGGCGACGCGGCCAGGACGGGCATTGCCGGTGGGCTCTCCAAATCCTCGGACAAGCTCACCGACTTCTATCTCGATCTCGCCCGCCAGGCTGGTCCCATCGTCGAGGTGGGCGCAGCCAAGGATGTGGTCGTGGTGATCCAGGAGGGCGCCACCCTCGAAATCAAACCCGGCGCGGGAGCCAAATTCTGA
- a CDS encoding type-F conjugative transfer system secretin TraK, producing MLLAIPASGQTLHALPDQTSRIRLSNRDINHVVCEGGEIEDIKFSAEKGLAVEKGGSDAWIKFLAREIDDAGQVTRSYVTQPSEFFVHCNGATYPLYAEPAEIPAQTVILVPGARQRAQANSALMAALADEDRAVSITMALLDDRIPASFSEVAPSGDAVGIAALPGLSITEQRRIAVEGAGLSASQYHVRTTAAVTLDERQLVDPALGAGIFSVTLDRVRLDAGETARLVVVRRGGGQ from the coding sequence ATGCTGCTGGCGATCCCGGCCTCAGGTCAGACGCTCCATGCGCTGCCCGATCAGACCAGTCGGATCCGTCTCTCCAACCGCGACATCAACCATGTCGTGTGCGAGGGCGGCGAGATCGAGGATATCAAATTCTCGGCCGAGAAAGGTCTTGCCGTCGAGAAAGGCGGATCGGACGCCTGGATCAAGTTCCTCGCCCGCGAGATTGACGATGCAGGGCAAGTGACGCGCAGCTATGTGACGCAGCCTTCCGAGTTCTTTGTTCACTGCAACGGCGCGACCTACCCGCTCTATGCTGAACCGGCGGAAATTCCCGCGCAGACGGTGATACTTGTGCCCGGCGCGCGGCAGCGTGCCCAGGCCAATAGCGCCTTGATGGCCGCGCTGGCCGATGAAGATCGCGCCGTTTCCATCACCATGGCCCTGCTGGACGATCGCATCCCTGCCTCGTTCAGCGAGGTCGCGCCGTCGGGTGACGCGGTCGGCATTGCGGCGCTGCCGGGCCTCTCGATAACCGAACAACGCCGTATCGCCGTCGAGGGGGCAGGTCTCTCGGCCTCGCAATATCATGTGCGAACCACGGCGGCGGTGACGCTGGATGAGCGCCAGCTCGTCGATCCGGCCCTTGGGGCAGGCATTTTTTCAGTCACGTTGGACAGGGTCCGCCTCGATGCGGGCGAAACGGCCCGACTTGTCGTGGTGCGCCGGGGAGGCGGACAATGA
- a CDS encoding TraE/TraK family type IV conjugative transfer system protein: MFGHKKTKEDPLLGKPASYGIHRYLQGSANLFEENRLLKVAIAGMFGVTAVLGVVIYTTNQNARTVIVPFGATGDLHVSGNTPSEAYIVAMTRNIVALSGTWSAYSADRQFQELLGLVHPSAYGAMRDSLNAMLDELANNPTLSIATYIRNDQPVRWTAHEIVVPVEKVRVIGGVIRKFRGILRIGYGIENGRFWLTRLSEEQFDVETR, encoded by the coding sequence ATGTTCGGGCACAAAAAGACAAAGGAGGATCCGCTACTGGGCAAACCGGCCAGCTACGGCATCCATCGCTATCTGCAGGGCTCGGCCAACCTGTTCGAGGAAAACCGCCTGCTCAAGGTTGCCATTGCGGGCATGTTCGGCGTCACCGCCGTGCTGGGCGTGGTCATCTACACGACCAACCAGAATGCCCGGACCGTGATTGTCCCCTTTGGCGCCACAGGCGATCTTCATGTCTCGGGTAATACGCCATCCGAAGCCTATATCGTCGCCATGACGCGCAACATCGTCGCGCTGTCGGGCACCTGGTCGGCTTACTCGGCCGACCGGCAGTTCCAGGAGCTGTTGGGGCTCGTTCACCCGTCCGCCTATGGCGCGATGCGCGACAGCCTCAACGCCATGCTCGACGAACTGGCGAACAACCCTACGCTGTCGATCGCCACCTATATCCGCAACGATCAGCCGGTCCGCTGGACCGCCCATGAGATCGTCGTCCCGGTCGAGAAGGTCCGTGTCATCGGCGGCGTAATCCGCAAATTCCGGGGCATTTTACGCATCGGCTACGGCATTGAAAATGGCCGTTTCTGGCTGACGCGTCTTTCCGAGGAGCAGTTCGATGTCGAAACACGCTAA
- a CDS encoding type IV conjugative transfer system protein TraL: protein MDERLPQYLHRPVQILWFGSDEFLLATSSIFVAAIVGGLVGWALIAALLLFIPWKRTKPRGYLPHLAWRWGLVSFPYYPGPTQTRFFE from the coding sequence ATGGACGAACGCCTTCCGCAATATCTGCATCGGCCCGTCCAGATCCTTTGGTTTGGATCTGACGAGTTTCTGCTCGCGACCTCGAGCATTTTCGTGGCCGCGATCGTGGGCGGACTTGTCGGCTGGGCGCTCATCGCTGCCCTTCTCCTTTTCATCCCGTGGAAGCGGACCAAGCCCAGGGGCTATCTCCCCCATCTCGCCTGGCGCTGGGGTCTTGTTTCCTTTCCTTATTATCCGGGTCCTACCCAGACCCGCTTCTTCGAGTGA